AGTCGCTCTTCTAATTGCTCAATTACTGGATCTGATTCCTCCTGCGGAATACGCCTTATGTCATCAACAGGTACAACAGGTTGATTATCAACCAATACCATATCTGGTGTAACTGCCATCTGGAGATTTACTTCTTCAGGCCTTAGCTTTGATTCTGAATTTGGAAGCACCAGATTATCAGCATTTGTCAAAAGTGCCCCTTCAGCAGAAAAGTTCTGCAAAAGAAACAAAAGGAGTATAACCAGTACATCCAATAATGAAGTAATATTAAAACTTGCTTCATCCTTGGGCTTATTAAACCTGCCATGTTTTCCCATATTTAACTCCTCAGCTTTGCTATGGATATATTGGGATATTCTGCTGCTCGCGCTGCATCCATAATCTGCACTATTTTGTCGAAAATAACTTCGTTTTCAGCTGCAATTATTATATCATCAGCGTCTTCAGCATCCGGATATCTCTCCTTAACCTGCATAAGTCTGTTCCTAAGTTCATCATATGCGGAGAGAGGCCTGGAGACAAACTCAGATGGATCGTTGACTACAATCGTTCTTCTTGGATTGGTAAGTGCCCATACGGTATCTCCTGGGCTTACACTTTCCACAGATTGCCCTTCTGAATCGGTTAGCATTTCTCCATATTGAGTATATAATCTGTTAAGAATATTCCTATCCTGATCGGTTGTATAGAGATAGATCTCATTTCTTTCATGAATAGAAAACGGTCTCCCCGTTTGTGGATGGACAGCCGGATTATCGGGTTCATACTCAATTAGATGTTCAGAATGATCGTCACGATCGATATATTTGTGGTATTCCCTATAAAAAAGACTTGGCATAAAACCACCCCGAGCACCTAATGTCACCACCGAATCGGTAACAATGGCGGTGAGGAGCAGTTTTGTACTTCTGTCTTCTGTAGGGCGTTCTGTTTGAGCCTGTTGAGTCTGAGATCCCCTTTGTTCTGGTAATCTGATTTCGATAACCGAAATTCTTGCGAACTCAGATGTCACCAGAAGCATAGGGATAAGTACCACCATAAGGTTCATGAATGGTTTCAGATCCATTTCGCTCGGTTTAAAACTTGATTTTCTGATTTTGTTAGCCATTAGTTATTCCTCACAGAATAAGACTTTTATTCTTCAACAAGGTTAATCAGTTTAGAAGTTTTCTCATCCAGTTCCTCGATTACACGATCAGATTTTGTTGACAGAAGACCATGAACGAGAAGTGTTGGAATAGCACCGATAAGACCAAAGAGTGTTGTAGACATAGCAACAGAAATACCAGTTGCAAGTGCCTGGGCTCTCTGAGCAGCAGGTACGTTAGCAACAGCGTCAAAAGAAAGCATCAGTCCATAAATCGTTCCCATGAGACCAAGAAGTGTTGCAAGGTTAGCAAGGGTAGGTAACAGAGGAATATTACGACTGATTTTTGGTGTTTCTGTTAAGAAGACTTCATCAACAGCTTTCTGAACTGCTTTAGTTCCTTTTCCACGATTTTGAAGTATAACAGTTACACCTTTTGCAAGGGGGGTTTTCTGAGAGTTTGAGTACTTAATAGCTTTTTCATAATCC
This is a stretch of genomic DNA from Chitinispirillales bacterium ANBcel5. It encodes these proteins:
- a CDS encoding biopolymer transporter ExbD, whose product is MGKHGRFNKPKDEASFNITSLLDVLVILLLFLLQNFSAEGALLTNADNLVLPNSESKLRPEEVNLQMAVTPDMVLVDNQPVVPVDDIRRIPQEESDPVIEQLEERLNALRAAEEDLVRLGALNAFQGSIVVQIDKNVEFDVLFKIMHTCGGVGYNDMKFAVMEREE
- a CDS encoding biopolymer transporter ExbD gives rise to the protein MANKIRKSSFKPSEMDLKPFMNLMVVLIPMLLVTSEFARISVIEIRLPEQRGSQTQQAQTERPTEDRSTKLLLTAIVTDSVVTLGARGGFMPSLFYREYHKYIDRDDHSEHLIEYEPDNPAVHPQTGRPFSIHERNEIYLYTTDQDRNILNRLYTQYGEMLTDSEGQSVESVSPGDTVWALTNPRRTIVVNDPSEFVSRPLSAYDELRNRLMQVKERYPDAEDADDIIIAAENEVIFDKIVQIMDAARAAEYPNISIAKLRS
- a CDS encoding MotA/TolQ/ExbB proton channel family protein — encoded protein: MQLFKFIVDGFVSPGSFAMWAILMIMAASIGLVIERVWYLFLKCGGSGGTFMAGISKFLKSGDYEKAIKYSNSQKTPLAKGVTVILQNRGKGTKAVQKAVDEVFLTETPKISRNIPLLPTLANLATLLGLMGTIYGLMLSFDAVANVPAAQRAQALATGISVAMSTTLFGLIGAIPTLLVHGLLSTKSDRVIEELDEKTSKLINLVEE